One window of the Opisthocomus hoazin isolate bOpiHoa1 chromosome 12, bOpiHoa1.hap1, whole genome shotgun sequence genome contains the following:
- the ZNF507 gene encoding zinc finger protein 507 isoform X2 has translation MEEGSSVAVLMPNIGEQEAVLISETVIGPTLQNSEDQRKCKTDPLIHVIQKLSKIVESEKSQRCLLIGKKRSHPDASAQSFDAGDLCEIPAKAIELSVIATKKPEGLQADYFVTECLPQSKKKVTCYQCSLCKFLSPSLLMLQEHIKQHGQKNEVILVCSECHFASKSQEELESHFQNYHENDGKNSIQTKAQQCVNVTSSFLQGPVDGSVKSGTDQTGNLECKDIIQSTHMPEMGRRKWYTYEQYGMYRCLICRYTCGQQRMLKTHAWKHAGEVDCSYPIFEEESETTTLSETVVTHTPHSVDTVVLSLENNELDIHSEPSLQLQICNSEQLSCKSPVGTNVKEEEMFNQSVVHSPTTEVLEETVSDTEQDNMITDSLLSSAQKIINCSPNKKGHVNVIVERLPGAEESVLQKPFLMNTDIETEKKLISEESHVTCEEPDEVYRPDEIQEVIIGWNNTEKKDNELSSNKNITTDENVPPARRRTNSESLRLHSLAAEALVTMPIRAAELTKSSFRTRTAEDATDASAGQGEADSPYMAHSKVVSSLKNASEELSGLNQSECAIVEIQKERPELSEAPIKMGISTSLLTVIEKLKERTDQNASDDDILKELQDNAQCQNANGANIPGNNLVEYIPNVDRPYRCRLCHYSSGNKGYIKQHLRVHRQRQPYQCPICEHIADNSKDLESHMINHCKTRMYQCKQCEESFHYKSQLRNHEREQHSLPDIFSTATSNKLVVSSEVDEREGNKASVQKLYRCDVCDYTSTTYVGVRNHRRIHNSDKPYRCSLCGYVCSHPPSLKSHMWKHASDQNYNYEQVNKAINDAISQSSRFQGQLPDKTLLEGTDESTVPVLGSSDNLVSFTEAINQTTNEISGSDENEKPNSMNTSCSLEKNSTLPHLGTEYCVLLFCCCICGFESTNKENLLDHMKEHEGEIINIILNKDHGTN, from the exons ATGGAAGAAGGAAGCAGTGTTGCAGTATTGATGCCAAATATTGGGGAACAGGAAGCTGTGCTGATTTCTGAAACAGTCATTGGCCCAACACTGCAGAATAGCGAAGATCAGAGAAAATGTAAAACTGATCCACTAATCCATGTCATCCAGAAACTAAGCAAAATAGTTGAAAGTGAGAAGTCACAAAGATGCCTTTTAATAGGGAAAAAACGTTCCCATCCTGATGCTTCTGCACAGTCCTTTGACGCAGGCGATCTTTGTGAAATCCCGGCTAAAGCAATTGAGCTATCTGTTATTGCTACGAAAAAACCTGAAGGGTTACAAGCAGATTATTTTGTGACTGAATGTcttccacaaagcaaaaaaaaggtgACATGCTACCAGTGTAGTCTGTGTAAGTTTCTATCACCTTCTCTCTTAATGCTACAAGAACATATAAAACAACATGGGCAGAAAAATGAAGTGATATTAGTGTGCTCGGAATGTCATTTTGCTTCCAAAAGCCAAGAAGAACTTGAATCCCACTTTCAAAATTACCATGAGAATGATGGTAAAAATAGCATCCAGACTAAAGCGCAGCAATGTGTAAATGTCACAAGTTCATTTTTGCAAGGGCCAGTGGACGGAAGTGTCAAATCAGGGACTGATCAGACAGGAAATCTGGAATGTAAAGATATAATTCAGTCTACTCATATGCCTGAAATGGGTAGGAGAAAATGGTATACTTACGAGCAGTATGGCATGTACCGGTGTTTAATTTGTCGGTACACCTGTGGTCAGCAAAGAATGTTGAAAACACACGCTTGGAAACACGCGGGTGAGGTTGATTGCTCCTATCCTATCTTTGAGGAAGAAAGTGAAACTACCACCTTGTCAGAGACGGTTGTAACTCACACACCTCATAGCGTGGATACGGTGGTTCTTTCTTTGGAAAACAATGAACTTGATATCCATAGTGAACCTTCTCTTCAACTTCAGATTTGCAATTCTGAGCAACTGTCATGTAAATCGCCAGTAGGAACAAATGTAAAAGAGGAAGAGATGTTCAATCAGTCTGTAGTGCATTCTCCTACTACGGAGGTTTTAGAGGAGACTGTGTCAGATACAGAACAGGATAATATGATAACTGATAGCCTACTTTCGTCAGCACAGAAAATCATCAATTGTAGTCCAAATAAAAAGGGTCACGTTAATGTAATAGTGGAGCGTTTGCCAGGTGCTGAAGAGAGTGTCTTACAAAAGCCTTTCTTGATGAACACTGacattgaaacagaaaaaaaactaatCTCAGAGGAGTCCCATGTTACCTGtgaagaacctgatgaagtttaTCGTCCAGATGAAATTCAAGAAGTAATAATAGGATGGAATAATACCGAGAAGAAAGATAATGAATTAAGCTCTAATAAAAACATAACAACTGATGAAAACGTGCCTCCTGCACGAAGAAGGACAAATTCGGAGTCTTTACGACTACACTCATTAGCTGCAGAAGCTCTTGTTACAATGCCTATCAGAGCTGCAGAACTAACAAAGTCTAGCTTCAGGACTCGGACTGCAGAAGATGCCACGGATGCAAGTGCAGGACAGGGAGAAGCTGACAGCCCATACATGGCTCATTCTAAAGTGGTATCCTCACTTAAGAATGCTTCAGAGGAGCTTAGTGGCTTAAACCAAAGTGAATGTGCAATAGTTGAGATACAGAAAGAAAGGCCGGAGTTATCAGAAGCACCAATTAAAATGGGCATCAGTACGTCGCTACTCACTGTCATTGAAAAACTGAAGGAGAGGACAGATCAGAATGCTTCTGATGATGACATTTTGAAAGAATTACAAGACAACGCACAATGCCAAAATGCAAATGGTGCAAACATTCCTGGAAATAACCTAGTAGAATATATACCTAATGTGGATCGACCTTACCGCTGTCGCCTCTGCCATTATAGCAGTGGTAATAAGGGCTACATAAAACAACACTTGAGAGTCCATCGTCAGAGGCAGCCGTACCAGTGTCCTATCTGTGAACACATTGCTGACAACAGTAAGGATTTAGAGAGCCACATGATCAACCACTGCAAAACAAGAATGTATCAGTGCAAGCAATGTGAAGAATCCTTTCATTATAAG AGCCAACTGCGAAATCATGAAAGAGAACAACACAGTCTTCCAGATATCTTTTCAACAGCTACATCTAACAAATTGGTAGTTTCCAGCGAAGTAGATGAAAGAGAAG GAAATAAGGCTTCAGTTCAGAAACTGTACAGATGTGATGTATGTGACTACACAAGCACAACTTACGTTGGTGTACGAAATCACAGACGAATTCATAACTCTGATAAGCCATATAG ATGTTCTCTCTGTGGATATGTGTGTAGCCATCCTCCATCCCTGAAGTCCCACATGTGGAAACACGCAAGTGACCAAAATTATAACTATGAACAAGTGAACAAGGCTATTAATGATGCAATTTCGCAAAGCAGCAG GTTTCAAGGACAGCTTCCTGACAAAACCTTATTAGAAGGCACAGATGAAAGTACAGTACCTGTACTAGGAAGTTCAGACAACTTGGTGTCTTTTACAGAGGCTATTAACCAGACTACGAATGAAATTTCAGGTTCTGATGAAAATGAAAAACCTAACTCGATGAATACCTCATGCAGTTTAGAAAAGAACTCCACTCTACCCCATCTTGGCACAGAATACTGTGTTCTTCTCTTTTGCTGCTGCATTTGTGGTTTTGAGTCTACCAACAAAGAAAATCTGCTGGATCATATGAAAGAACATGAGGGTGAAATCATAAACATAATTCTAAATAAGGACCACGGCACAAACTAG
- the ZNF507 gene encoding zinc finger protein 507 isoform X1, with amino-acid sequence MEEGSSVAVLMPNIGEQEAVLISETVIGPTLQNSEDQRKCKTDPLIHVIQKLSKIVESEKSQRCLLIGKKRSHPDASAQSFDAGDLCEIPAKAIELSVIATKKPEGLQADYFVTECLPQSKKKVTCYQCSLCKFLSPSLLMLQEHIKQHGQKNEVILVCSECHFASKSQEELESHFQNYHENDGKNSIQTKAQQCVNVTSSFLQGPVDGSVKSGTDQTGNLECKDIIQSTHMPEMGRRKWYTYEQYGMYRCLICRYTCGQQRMLKTHAWKHAGEVDCSYPIFEEESETTTLSETVVTHTPHSVDTVVLSLENNELDIHSEPSLQLQICNSEQLSCKSPVGTNVKEEEMFNQSVVHSPTTEVLEETVSDTEQDNMITDSLLSSAQKIINCSPNKKGHVNVIVERLPGAEESVLQKPFLMNTDIETEKKLISEESHVTCEEPDEVYRPDEIQEVIIGWNNTEKKDNELSSNKNITTDENVPPARRRTNSESLRLHSLAAEALVTMPIRAAELTKSSFRTRTAEDATDASAGQGEADSPYMAHSKVVSSLKNASEELSGLNQSECAIVEIQKERPELSEAPIKMGISTSLLTVIEKLKERTDQNASDDDILKELQDNAQCQNANGANIPGNNLVEYIPNVDRPYRCRLCHYSSGNKGYIKQHLRVHRQRQPYQCPICEHIADNSKDLESHMINHCKTRMYQCKQCEESFHYKSQLRNHEREQHSLPDIFSTATSNKLVVSSEVDEREGNKASVQKLYRCDVCDYTSTTYVGVRNHRRIHNSDKPYRCRVCDFATTNMNSLKCHMRRHPQEHQAVQLMEQYKCSLCGYVCSHPPSLKSHMWKHASDQNYNYEQVNKAINDAISQSSRFQGQLPDKTLLEGTDESTVPVLGSSDNLVSFTEAINQTTNEISGSDENEKPNSMNTSCSLEKNSTLPHLGTEYCVLLFCCCICGFESTNKENLLDHMKEHEGEIINIILNKDHGTN; translated from the exons ATGGAAGAAGGAAGCAGTGTTGCAGTATTGATGCCAAATATTGGGGAACAGGAAGCTGTGCTGATTTCTGAAACAGTCATTGGCCCAACACTGCAGAATAGCGAAGATCAGAGAAAATGTAAAACTGATCCACTAATCCATGTCATCCAGAAACTAAGCAAAATAGTTGAAAGTGAGAAGTCACAAAGATGCCTTTTAATAGGGAAAAAACGTTCCCATCCTGATGCTTCTGCACAGTCCTTTGACGCAGGCGATCTTTGTGAAATCCCGGCTAAAGCAATTGAGCTATCTGTTATTGCTACGAAAAAACCTGAAGGGTTACAAGCAGATTATTTTGTGACTGAATGTcttccacaaagcaaaaaaaaggtgACATGCTACCAGTGTAGTCTGTGTAAGTTTCTATCACCTTCTCTCTTAATGCTACAAGAACATATAAAACAACATGGGCAGAAAAATGAAGTGATATTAGTGTGCTCGGAATGTCATTTTGCTTCCAAAAGCCAAGAAGAACTTGAATCCCACTTTCAAAATTACCATGAGAATGATGGTAAAAATAGCATCCAGACTAAAGCGCAGCAATGTGTAAATGTCACAAGTTCATTTTTGCAAGGGCCAGTGGACGGAAGTGTCAAATCAGGGACTGATCAGACAGGAAATCTGGAATGTAAAGATATAATTCAGTCTACTCATATGCCTGAAATGGGTAGGAGAAAATGGTATACTTACGAGCAGTATGGCATGTACCGGTGTTTAATTTGTCGGTACACCTGTGGTCAGCAAAGAATGTTGAAAACACACGCTTGGAAACACGCGGGTGAGGTTGATTGCTCCTATCCTATCTTTGAGGAAGAAAGTGAAACTACCACCTTGTCAGAGACGGTTGTAACTCACACACCTCATAGCGTGGATACGGTGGTTCTTTCTTTGGAAAACAATGAACTTGATATCCATAGTGAACCTTCTCTTCAACTTCAGATTTGCAATTCTGAGCAACTGTCATGTAAATCGCCAGTAGGAACAAATGTAAAAGAGGAAGAGATGTTCAATCAGTCTGTAGTGCATTCTCCTACTACGGAGGTTTTAGAGGAGACTGTGTCAGATACAGAACAGGATAATATGATAACTGATAGCCTACTTTCGTCAGCACAGAAAATCATCAATTGTAGTCCAAATAAAAAGGGTCACGTTAATGTAATAGTGGAGCGTTTGCCAGGTGCTGAAGAGAGTGTCTTACAAAAGCCTTTCTTGATGAACACTGacattgaaacagaaaaaaaactaatCTCAGAGGAGTCCCATGTTACCTGtgaagaacctgatgaagtttaTCGTCCAGATGAAATTCAAGAAGTAATAATAGGATGGAATAATACCGAGAAGAAAGATAATGAATTAAGCTCTAATAAAAACATAACAACTGATGAAAACGTGCCTCCTGCACGAAGAAGGACAAATTCGGAGTCTTTACGACTACACTCATTAGCTGCAGAAGCTCTTGTTACAATGCCTATCAGAGCTGCAGAACTAACAAAGTCTAGCTTCAGGACTCGGACTGCAGAAGATGCCACGGATGCAAGTGCAGGACAGGGAGAAGCTGACAGCCCATACATGGCTCATTCTAAAGTGGTATCCTCACTTAAGAATGCTTCAGAGGAGCTTAGTGGCTTAAACCAAAGTGAATGTGCAATAGTTGAGATACAGAAAGAAAGGCCGGAGTTATCAGAAGCACCAATTAAAATGGGCATCAGTACGTCGCTACTCACTGTCATTGAAAAACTGAAGGAGAGGACAGATCAGAATGCTTCTGATGATGACATTTTGAAAGAATTACAAGACAACGCACAATGCCAAAATGCAAATGGTGCAAACATTCCTGGAAATAACCTAGTAGAATATATACCTAATGTGGATCGACCTTACCGCTGTCGCCTCTGCCATTATAGCAGTGGTAATAAGGGCTACATAAAACAACACTTGAGAGTCCATCGTCAGAGGCAGCCGTACCAGTGTCCTATCTGTGAACACATTGCTGACAACAGTAAGGATTTAGAGAGCCACATGATCAACCACTGCAAAACAAGAATGTATCAGTGCAAGCAATGTGAAGAATCCTTTCATTATAAG AGCCAACTGCGAAATCATGAAAGAGAACAACACAGTCTTCCAGATATCTTTTCAACAGCTACATCTAACAAATTGGTAGTTTCCAGCGAAGTAGATGAAAGAGAAG GAAATAAGGCTTCAGTTCAGAAACTGTACAGATGTGATGTATGTGACTACACAAGCACAACTTACGTTGGTGTACGAAATCACAGACGAATTCATAACTCTGATAAGCCATATAG ATGTCGAGTATGCGACTTCGCCACCACAAATATGAATAGCTTGAAATGCCATATGAGGCGCCACCCCCAGGAGCATCAGGCAGTGCAGCTAATGGAACAGTACAA ATGTTCTCTCTGTGGATATGTGTGTAGCCATCCTCCATCCCTGAAGTCCCACATGTGGAAACACGCAAGTGACCAAAATTATAACTATGAACAAGTGAACAAGGCTATTAATGATGCAATTTCGCAAAGCAGCAG GTTTCAAGGACAGCTTCCTGACAAAACCTTATTAGAAGGCACAGATGAAAGTACAGTACCTGTACTAGGAAGTTCAGACAACTTGGTGTCTTTTACAGAGGCTATTAACCAGACTACGAATGAAATTTCAGGTTCTGATGAAAATGAAAAACCTAACTCGATGAATACCTCATGCAGTTTAGAAAAGAACTCCACTCTACCCCATCTTGGCACAGAATACTGTGTTCTTCTCTTTTGCTGCTGCATTTGTGGTTTTGAGTCTACCAACAAAGAAAATCTGCTGGATCATATGAAAGAACATGAGGGTGAAATCATAAACATAATTCTAAATAAGGACCACGGCACAAACTAG
- the ZNF507 gene encoding zinc finger protein 507 isoform X4 → MEEGSSVAVLMPNIGEQEAVLISETVIGPTLQNSEDQRKCKTDPLIHVIQKLSKIVESEKSQRCLLIGKKRSHPDASAQSFDAGDLCEIPAKAIELSVIATKKPEGLQADYFVTECLPQSKKKVTCYQCSLCKFLSPSLLMLQEHIKQHGQKNEVILVCSECHFASKSQEELESHFQNYHENDGKNSIQTKAQQCVNVTSSFLQGPVDGSVKSGTDQTGNLECKDIIQSTHMPEMGRRKWYTYEQYGMYRCLICRYTCGQQRMLKTHAWKHAGEVDCSYPIFEEESETTTLSETVVTHTPHSVDTVVLSLENNELDIHSEPSLQLQICNSEQLSCKSPVGTNVKEEEMFNQSVVHSPTTEVLEETVSDTEQDNMITDSLLSSAQKIINCSPNKKGHVNVIVERLPGAEESVLQKPFLMNTDIETEKKLISEESHVTCEEPDEVYRPDEIQEVIIGWNNTEKKDNELSSNKNITTDENVPPARRRTNSESLRLHSLAAEALVTMPIRAAELTKSSFRTRTAEDATDASAGQGEADSPYMAHSKVVSSLKNASEELSGLNQSECAIVEIQKERPELSEAPIKMGISTSLLTVIEKLKERTDQNASDDDILKELQDNAQCQNANGANIPGNNLVEYIPNVDRPYRCRLCHYSSGNKGYIKQHLRVHRQRQPYQCPICEHIADNSKDLESHMINHCKTRMYQCKQCEESFHYKSQLRNHEREQHSLPDIFSTATSNKLVVSSEVDEREDVLSVDMCVAILHP, encoded by the exons ATGGAAGAAGGAAGCAGTGTTGCAGTATTGATGCCAAATATTGGGGAACAGGAAGCTGTGCTGATTTCTGAAACAGTCATTGGCCCAACACTGCAGAATAGCGAAGATCAGAGAAAATGTAAAACTGATCCACTAATCCATGTCATCCAGAAACTAAGCAAAATAGTTGAAAGTGAGAAGTCACAAAGATGCCTTTTAATAGGGAAAAAACGTTCCCATCCTGATGCTTCTGCACAGTCCTTTGACGCAGGCGATCTTTGTGAAATCCCGGCTAAAGCAATTGAGCTATCTGTTATTGCTACGAAAAAACCTGAAGGGTTACAAGCAGATTATTTTGTGACTGAATGTcttccacaaagcaaaaaaaaggtgACATGCTACCAGTGTAGTCTGTGTAAGTTTCTATCACCTTCTCTCTTAATGCTACAAGAACATATAAAACAACATGGGCAGAAAAATGAAGTGATATTAGTGTGCTCGGAATGTCATTTTGCTTCCAAAAGCCAAGAAGAACTTGAATCCCACTTTCAAAATTACCATGAGAATGATGGTAAAAATAGCATCCAGACTAAAGCGCAGCAATGTGTAAATGTCACAAGTTCATTTTTGCAAGGGCCAGTGGACGGAAGTGTCAAATCAGGGACTGATCAGACAGGAAATCTGGAATGTAAAGATATAATTCAGTCTACTCATATGCCTGAAATGGGTAGGAGAAAATGGTATACTTACGAGCAGTATGGCATGTACCGGTGTTTAATTTGTCGGTACACCTGTGGTCAGCAAAGAATGTTGAAAACACACGCTTGGAAACACGCGGGTGAGGTTGATTGCTCCTATCCTATCTTTGAGGAAGAAAGTGAAACTACCACCTTGTCAGAGACGGTTGTAACTCACACACCTCATAGCGTGGATACGGTGGTTCTTTCTTTGGAAAACAATGAACTTGATATCCATAGTGAACCTTCTCTTCAACTTCAGATTTGCAATTCTGAGCAACTGTCATGTAAATCGCCAGTAGGAACAAATGTAAAAGAGGAAGAGATGTTCAATCAGTCTGTAGTGCATTCTCCTACTACGGAGGTTTTAGAGGAGACTGTGTCAGATACAGAACAGGATAATATGATAACTGATAGCCTACTTTCGTCAGCACAGAAAATCATCAATTGTAGTCCAAATAAAAAGGGTCACGTTAATGTAATAGTGGAGCGTTTGCCAGGTGCTGAAGAGAGTGTCTTACAAAAGCCTTTCTTGATGAACACTGacattgaaacagaaaaaaaactaatCTCAGAGGAGTCCCATGTTACCTGtgaagaacctgatgaagtttaTCGTCCAGATGAAATTCAAGAAGTAATAATAGGATGGAATAATACCGAGAAGAAAGATAATGAATTAAGCTCTAATAAAAACATAACAACTGATGAAAACGTGCCTCCTGCACGAAGAAGGACAAATTCGGAGTCTTTACGACTACACTCATTAGCTGCAGAAGCTCTTGTTACAATGCCTATCAGAGCTGCAGAACTAACAAAGTCTAGCTTCAGGACTCGGACTGCAGAAGATGCCACGGATGCAAGTGCAGGACAGGGAGAAGCTGACAGCCCATACATGGCTCATTCTAAAGTGGTATCCTCACTTAAGAATGCTTCAGAGGAGCTTAGTGGCTTAAACCAAAGTGAATGTGCAATAGTTGAGATACAGAAAGAAAGGCCGGAGTTATCAGAAGCACCAATTAAAATGGGCATCAGTACGTCGCTACTCACTGTCATTGAAAAACTGAAGGAGAGGACAGATCAGAATGCTTCTGATGATGACATTTTGAAAGAATTACAAGACAACGCACAATGCCAAAATGCAAATGGTGCAAACATTCCTGGAAATAACCTAGTAGAATATATACCTAATGTGGATCGACCTTACCGCTGTCGCCTCTGCCATTATAGCAGTGGTAATAAGGGCTACATAAAACAACACTTGAGAGTCCATCGTCAGAGGCAGCCGTACCAGTGTCCTATCTGTGAACACATTGCTGACAACAGTAAGGATTTAGAGAGCCACATGATCAACCACTGCAAAACAAGAATGTATCAGTGCAAGCAATGTGAAGAATCCTTTCATTATAAG AGCCAACTGCGAAATCATGAAAGAGAACAACACAGTCTTCCAGATATCTTTTCAACAGCTACATCTAACAAATTGGTAGTTTCCAGCGAAGTAGATGAAAGAGAAG ATGTTCTCTCTGTGGATATGTGTGTAGCCATCCTCCATCCCTGA
- the ZNF507 gene encoding zinc finger protein 507 isoform X3, whose amino-acid sequence MEEGSSVAVLMPNIGEQEAVLISETVIGPTLQNSEDQRKCKTDPLIHVIQKLSKIVESEKSQRCLLIGKKRSHPDASAQSFDAGDLCEIPAKAIELSVIATKKPEGLQADYFVTECLPQSKKKVTCYQCSLCKFLSPSLLMLQEHIKQHGQKNEVILVCSECHFASKSQEELESHFQNYHENDGKNSIQTKAQQCVNVTSSFLQGPVDGSVKSGTDQTGNLECKDIIQSTHMPEMGRRKWYTYEQYGMYRCLICRYTCGQQRMLKTHAWKHAGEVDCSYPIFEEESETTTLSETVVTHTPHSVDTVVLSLENNELDIHSEPSLQLQICNSEQLSCKSPVGTNVKEEEMFNQSVVHSPTTEVLEETVSDTEQDNMITDSLLSSAQKIINCSPNKKGHVNVIVERLPGAEESVLQKPFLMNTDIETEKKLISEESHVTCEEPDEVYRPDEIQEVIIGWNNTEKKDNELSSNKNITTDENVPPARRRTNSESLRLHSLAAEALVTMPIRAAELTKSSFRTRTAEDATDASAGQGEADSPYMAHSKVVSSLKNASEELSGLNQSECAIVEIQKERPELSEAPIKMGISTSLLTVIEKLKERTDQNASDDDILKELQDNAQCQNANGANIPGNNLVEYIPNVDRPYRCRLCHYSSGNKGYIKQHLRVHRQRQPYQCPICEHIADNSKDLESHMINHCKTRMYQCKQCEESFHYKSQLRNHEREQHSLPDIFSTATSNKLVVSSEVDEREGNKASVQKLYRCDVCDYTSTTYVGVRNHRRIHNSDKPYRFEGATLAG is encoded by the exons ATGGAAGAAGGAAGCAGTGTTGCAGTATTGATGCCAAATATTGGGGAACAGGAAGCTGTGCTGATTTCTGAAACAGTCATTGGCCCAACACTGCAGAATAGCGAAGATCAGAGAAAATGTAAAACTGATCCACTAATCCATGTCATCCAGAAACTAAGCAAAATAGTTGAAAGTGAGAAGTCACAAAGATGCCTTTTAATAGGGAAAAAACGTTCCCATCCTGATGCTTCTGCACAGTCCTTTGACGCAGGCGATCTTTGTGAAATCCCGGCTAAAGCAATTGAGCTATCTGTTATTGCTACGAAAAAACCTGAAGGGTTACAAGCAGATTATTTTGTGACTGAATGTcttccacaaagcaaaaaaaaggtgACATGCTACCAGTGTAGTCTGTGTAAGTTTCTATCACCTTCTCTCTTAATGCTACAAGAACATATAAAACAACATGGGCAGAAAAATGAAGTGATATTAGTGTGCTCGGAATGTCATTTTGCTTCCAAAAGCCAAGAAGAACTTGAATCCCACTTTCAAAATTACCATGAGAATGATGGTAAAAATAGCATCCAGACTAAAGCGCAGCAATGTGTAAATGTCACAAGTTCATTTTTGCAAGGGCCAGTGGACGGAAGTGTCAAATCAGGGACTGATCAGACAGGAAATCTGGAATGTAAAGATATAATTCAGTCTACTCATATGCCTGAAATGGGTAGGAGAAAATGGTATACTTACGAGCAGTATGGCATGTACCGGTGTTTAATTTGTCGGTACACCTGTGGTCAGCAAAGAATGTTGAAAACACACGCTTGGAAACACGCGGGTGAGGTTGATTGCTCCTATCCTATCTTTGAGGAAGAAAGTGAAACTACCACCTTGTCAGAGACGGTTGTAACTCACACACCTCATAGCGTGGATACGGTGGTTCTTTCTTTGGAAAACAATGAACTTGATATCCATAGTGAACCTTCTCTTCAACTTCAGATTTGCAATTCTGAGCAACTGTCATGTAAATCGCCAGTAGGAACAAATGTAAAAGAGGAAGAGATGTTCAATCAGTCTGTAGTGCATTCTCCTACTACGGAGGTTTTAGAGGAGACTGTGTCAGATACAGAACAGGATAATATGATAACTGATAGCCTACTTTCGTCAGCACAGAAAATCATCAATTGTAGTCCAAATAAAAAGGGTCACGTTAATGTAATAGTGGAGCGTTTGCCAGGTGCTGAAGAGAGTGTCTTACAAAAGCCTTTCTTGATGAACACTGacattgaaacagaaaaaaaactaatCTCAGAGGAGTCCCATGTTACCTGtgaagaacctgatgaagtttaTCGTCCAGATGAAATTCAAGAAGTAATAATAGGATGGAATAATACCGAGAAGAAAGATAATGAATTAAGCTCTAATAAAAACATAACAACTGATGAAAACGTGCCTCCTGCACGAAGAAGGACAAATTCGGAGTCTTTACGACTACACTCATTAGCTGCAGAAGCTCTTGTTACAATGCCTATCAGAGCTGCAGAACTAACAAAGTCTAGCTTCAGGACTCGGACTGCAGAAGATGCCACGGATGCAAGTGCAGGACAGGGAGAAGCTGACAGCCCATACATGGCTCATTCTAAAGTGGTATCCTCACTTAAGAATGCTTCAGAGGAGCTTAGTGGCTTAAACCAAAGTGAATGTGCAATAGTTGAGATACAGAAAGAAAGGCCGGAGTTATCAGAAGCACCAATTAAAATGGGCATCAGTACGTCGCTACTCACTGTCATTGAAAAACTGAAGGAGAGGACAGATCAGAATGCTTCTGATGATGACATTTTGAAAGAATTACAAGACAACGCACAATGCCAAAATGCAAATGGTGCAAACATTCCTGGAAATAACCTAGTAGAATATATACCTAATGTGGATCGACCTTACCGCTGTCGCCTCTGCCATTATAGCAGTGGTAATAAGGGCTACATAAAACAACACTTGAGAGTCCATCGTCAGAGGCAGCCGTACCAGTGTCCTATCTGTGAACACATTGCTGACAACAGTAAGGATTTAGAGAGCCACATGATCAACCACTGCAAAACAAGAATGTATCAGTGCAAGCAATGTGAAGAATCCTTTCATTATAAG AGCCAACTGCGAAATCATGAAAGAGAACAACACAGTCTTCCAGATATCTTTTCAACAGCTACATCTAACAAATTGGTAGTTTCCAGCGAAGTAGATGAAAGAGAAG GAAATAAGGCTTCAGTTCAGAAACTGTACAGATGTGATGTATGTGACTACACAAGCACAACTTACGTTGGTGTACGAAATCACAGACGAATTCATAACTCTGATAAGCCATATAG ATTTGAAGGAGCCACACTTGCTGGTTGA